The Methylomusa anaerophila genome has a segment encoding these proteins:
- a CDS encoding stage III sporulation protein AB: MWLKLLGSICVIMAGSGLGFIIASRYIERPKQIRQIVSCIASLQSYITYAAYPLPAALVQSTSGIRGPIAILFQRMSDVLENSRWLSPREAWNHVTEEIGEQLVLKRPEREVLEVFCANLGSMNREEQQKFLNMVREQLIGIQNEAESTCRQNVKMYRYLGVCGGLAVAIVLL; this comes from the coding sequence ATGTGGTTGAAATTACTAGGAAGTATTTGTGTTATCATGGCAGGTTCAGGACTTGGTTTTATAATTGCTTCCCGTTATATTGAGCGTCCCAAACAAATTCGGCAAATAGTAAGCTGTATAGCATCGCTTCAATCCTATATTACCTACGCCGCCTACCCATTACCGGCGGCGTTAGTCCAATCCACCAGCGGTATTAGAGGACCTATCGCGATATTATTTCAAAGGATGTCCGATGTATTAGAAAATAGCAGATGGCTGTCACCGCGCGAAGCATGGAATCACGTTACAGAAGAAATAGGAGAGCAGCTTGTTTTAAAAAGACCCGAGAGGGAAGTACTTGAAGTATTCTGCGCCAATCTGGGTTCAATGAATCGGGAAGAACAGCAAAAGTTCCTAAACATGGTGCGAGAACAATTAATTGGCATACAAAATGAGGCTGAATCAACTTGCCGACAGAATGTCAAAATGTATCGATATTTAGGAGTATGCGGCGGATTGGCAGTGGCAATTGTTTTGCTTTGA
- the spoIIIAD gene encoding stage III sporulation protein AD — protein MEIIQIIGLGFVVTLLILIVKYQKPELAVQLSLTLATIIFLMVLSKLQVVLELFRDLAEKANISQIYLNTILKIIGIAYVTDFGAQVCRDAGEGAVAGKIEFAGKILVMIMAIPIIALVLQTITRLIP, from the coding sequence ATGGAAATAATTCAAATTATTGGACTTGGCTTTGTAGTAACTTTACTGATATTGATCGTTAAATACCAAAAACCTGAACTGGCAGTGCAGCTAAGTCTTACATTAGCGACAATTATTTTTCTGATGGTATTAAGCAAACTGCAAGTCGTGCTGGAGTTGTTCAGGGATTTGGCGGAAAAAGCCAATATCAGTCAAATATACTTAAATACGATACTAAAAATTATAGGAATTGCCTACGTAACTGACTTTGGCGCTCAAGTATGCAGGGACGCCGGTGAAGGAGCCGTTGCGGGTAAAATTGAATTTGCCGGTAAAATACTCGTAATGATTATGGCCATTCCTATTATTGCTCTCGTATTGCAGACGATTACACGACTCATTCCATAA
- a CDS encoding peptidoglycan D,D-transpeptidase FtsI family protein — MSGHQLALEGLSIRTQEVPISIARGEVLDRNRYPLTNTSVKHSVLVFPSQLSPSVDYVDQLAGVTWLSNEDKFNLERIDSHVPPFRLQNGVDSRTAAKINNLGLPGIIAIAESKRYGNYALAAHIVGYINTTDNKGVSGIENMYDDFLRDNQPEYIAALVDASQQLIPGLGYKRVKLDSGASHNNIILTIDKQVQQRVEEIMDRTIAKGSVIILKPSSGEILAMASRPNFDADHLSDYLQNPSAPLLNRTVVAYPPGSVFKLVVAAAALEGKIFKPDDKFFDAGYIDVNNVRFQGWDYEQGPRGKMTFTDAVAYSSNPILIQIALKLGAEKVMSMAKKMGFGQRTKLNFYGEAEGNLPELAELFPADLANLAIGQGVCEATPLQIGQMIATIVNDGVRADPYIVSMITAPDGSIVKKYRQDMFSGQRVISRETAEKLKEMMAAVTRYGTGKAAYVENDGSGGKTGSAETGRIDSAGKSISHAWFAGYTPLAHPQYVIVVFIEEGMSGGNVAAPVFKEIASELMKLNP, encoded by the coding sequence ATGTCTGGGCATCAGCTGGCGCTTGAGGGATTAAGCATCAGGACGCAGGAAGTTCCCATAAGTATTGCCCGGGGAGAAGTGCTGGACAGAAATAGGTATCCGTTAACCAATACGTCTGTTAAGCATAGTGTTTTGGTTTTTCCTTCGCAATTATCGCCCTCAGTGGATTACGTCGACCAATTAGCCGGAGTAACATGGCTTTCCAATGAGGACAAATTTAATTTGGAACGAATTGACAGCCATGTACCTCCATTTCGCTTACAGAATGGAGTTGACTCCCGCACAGCTGCCAAGATTAATAACTTGGGTCTGCCAGGGATCATAGCTATAGCAGAAAGTAAACGTTATGGCAACTATGCACTGGCAGCTCACATAGTTGGATACATAAATACTACTGACAACAAAGGCGTCAGTGGTATTGAAAACATGTATGACGATTTTTTACGCGACAATCAGCCTGAGTATATTGCCGCCCTTGTCGATGCGAGTCAACAACTCATACCCGGTCTCGGATATAAAAGAGTAAAATTAGATTCCGGCGCTAGCCATAATAATATTATTCTTACTATTGACAAACAGGTTCAGCAGCGGGTGGAAGAGATTATGGATCGAACTATTGCCAAGGGCTCAGTGATAATATTAAAACCCAGTTCAGGAGAAATTCTGGCAATGGCATCCCGACCAAACTTTGATGCCGATCATTTGAGTGATTATTTACAAAATCCATCTGCGCCGCTGTTAAATCGTACTGTTGTCGCATACCCGCCCGGATCAGTGTTCAAACTTGTAGTTGCCGCTGCTGCTTTGGAAGGCAAAATTTTTAAACCTGATGATAAATTTTTTGATGCCGGGTATATTGACGTAAATAACGTACGATTTCAGGGATGGGATTACGAACAAGGACCGCGAGGAAAGATGACATTTACCGATGCAGTGGCCTATTCAAGTAATCCAATATTAATTCAAATTGCCCTGAAACTTGGTGCTGAAAAAGTCATGAGCATGGCGAAAAAAATGGGATTTGGCCAGCGAACAAAGCTCAATTTCTACGGAGAAGCTGAAGGAAATCTGCCGGAACTTGCCGAACTGTTCCCTGCTGACTTGGCTAATCTTGCTATTGGTCAGGGAGTCTGTGAGGCTACACCGTTACAAATAGGACAAATGATAGCAACAATCGTTAATGATGGAGTCAGGGCAGACCCTTACATCGTCAGCATGATTACCGCTCCTGACGGTTCAATCGTAAAAAAGTATCGCCAGGATATGTTTTCCGGTCAACGGGTCATTTCCAGGGAAACTGCCGAAAAATTAAAAGAAATGATGGCTGCCGTAACCCGGTATGGTACCGGAAAAGCAGCATATGTAGAAAATGATGGTTCAGGAGGAAAAACAGGTTCAGCAGAAACAGGGCGAATAGATTCAGCGGGTAAAAGTATCAGTCATGCATGGTTCGCGGGGTATACGCCTTTGGCTCATCCTCAATACGTTATTGTAGTATTTATAGAGGAAGGGATGTCGGGCGGCAATGTTGCAGCACCGGTATTCAAGGAGATTGCTAGTGAACTTATGAAGCTTAATCCTTAA
- the spoIIIAC gene encoding stage III sporulation protein AC, with product MGLDILFKIAGVGILVSVFHTALKQAGKEDMAHLCTLAGFSLVLLWVVQLLGRLFSTVQDVFKLF from the coding sequence ATGGGACTAGATATCTTGTTCAAAATTGCCGGTGTGGGGATTTTAGTTTCAGTCTTCCATACTGCATTGAAACAAGCCGGAAAGGAAGATATGGCACACTTGTGTACTTTGGCAGGTTTTTCTTTGGTTTTGCTATGGGTTGTACAACTGCTGGGGAGGCTGTTTTCCACCGTGCAGGATGTATTTAAGCTGTTTTAA
- a CDS encoding CD1247 N-terminal domain-containing protein: MGNMKERVAYLQGLTKGLNVNEQSAEGKLLLNIIDVLDSFAEEVYNVNLAQRELEEYVESIDEDLTGLEEQLYDEDCDGVDEVDDDTDDEAYDDEAYDDDDMVEMACPSCHELVTFESNILDEEEDIEVTCPYCGQVVYDNALDIADTGTRVMRDSNHIMHPGV, from the coding sequence ATGGGAAATATGAAAGAAAGAGTAGCTTATCTTCAAGGTTTAACAAAGGGACTTAATGTTAATGAGCAGTCGGCAGAAGGAAAACTACTGCTCAATATTATCGATGTATTGGATTCATTTGCCGAAGAAGTATATAATGTTAATCTTGCCCAGCGTGAGTTGGAAGAGTACGTAGAATCGATCGATGAAGACTTAACTGGACTGGAAGAACAGCTATATGACGAAGATTGTGATGGTGTTGATGAGGTTGATGATGACACTGATGATGAAGCCTATGATGATGAAGCCTATGATGACGACGATATGGTCGAAATGGCCTGTCCTTCCTGTCACGAGTTGGTCACTTTTGAATCAAACATTTTAGATGAAGAAGAGGACATAGAAGTAACCTGTCCATACTGTGGACAAGTGGTATACGATAATGCCTTGGACATTGCCGATACCGGCACGCGCGTGATGCGGGACTCAAATCATATTATGCATCCTGGAGTCTAA
- a CDS encoding DUF4911 domain-containing protein, which yields MKQFDCSIMIRVEPRDVNFVNQIMEGYEYLGVVSTINRAEGILVVRVTPDTVNDVRRILSTLPINVKDVKDVKDIK from the coding sequence ATGAAACAGTTTGACTGTTCAATAATGATTCGTGTCGAGCCCAGGGATGTTAATTTTGTAAATCAAATCATGGAAGGATATGAATACCTCGGTGTCGTCAGTACTATAAATCGTGCCGAAGGGATATTGGTTGTCAGGGTCACACCGGACACTGTAAATGATGTCCGCCGGATATTATCCACTCTTCCTATTAATGTTAAAGACGTTAAAGATGTTAAAGATATAAAATAG
- the spoIIIAE gene encoding stage III sporulation protein AE produces MKKQVLIILFMLFFNSGAWAATPETPASELPMDMLDGTSIANINKFISNINNELNTGLPLLNTDIIKEIAAQGLSLDWKLVWYKALNYLFKELAVNMNLMGKLLFLAVLCALLQNLHSSFEHSTMSMLAYCVCFIFLAVIALNAFHQGMTLAKDTVGNMVGFMEALLPLLLSLLAGVGAVTSVALFTPLMLLVVSVMSLVVKDVILPLLFLSSVLECVNYLAGKYRMSNLSGVIKQSALVLLGLSMVIFIGIITIQGAAGSVADGLTLRTAKYATATFIPVVGKMFADTVELVMGASLLLKNAVGVFGVMVIMTLCALPLIKLLSLIIMIKIAGALIQPMGDENMAKCLDGIGNNFLLVFGALLTVALMFFLVITMVIGTGTMTMMLR; encoded by the coding sequence GTGAAAAAGCAAGTCCTAATCATTTTGTTTATGCTTTTCTTCAATTCCGGCGCCTGGGCAGCGACACCCGAAACACCCGCTTCAGAGCTCCCTATGGATATGCTTGACGGTACTTCCATAGCAAACATAAACAAATTCATTTCAAATATAAATAATGAACTGAATACCGGTCTTCCTCTGCTGAATACCGATATCATCAAAGAAATAGCTGCCCAAGGACTTTCTTTAGATTGGAAATTGGTGTGGTATAAGGCGTTAAACTATCTATTCAAAGAACTGGCTGTTAATATGAACTTAATGGGGAAACTTCTCTTTTTAGCTGTTTTATGTGCATTATTACAAAATTTACATAGTTCTTTTGAGCATTCCACCATGTCTATGTTAGCTTATTGTGTTTGCTTCATATTTCTTGCAGTTATTGCCTTAAATGCTTTTCACCAGGGAATGACGCTGGCCAAAGATACGGTAGGAAATATGGTGGGATTCATGGAAGCATTACTACCCCTTCTTTTATCCTTGCTGGCAGGGGTTGGGGCTGTTACATCCGTGGCGCTGTTTACTCCCCTTATGCTGCTGGTGGTTAGTGTTATGAGCCTAGTTGTAAAAGATGTGATTCTACCGTTATTATTTTTATCGTCCGTTCTGGAATGTGTAAACTATCTAGCCGGTAAATACAGGATGAGTAACCTCAGCGGAGTTATAAAACAGTCTGCGCTGGTGCTTCTTGGCCTTTCCATGGTAATTTTTATCGGCATCATCACCATTCAGGGAGCAGCAGGCAGTGTAGCAGATGGATTAACCCTGAGAACGGCCAAATACGCAACTGCTACATTTATTCCCGTAGTGGGAAAAATGTTTGCCGATACAGTTGAACTGGTTATGGGGGCATCATTGTTGCTAAAAAATGCCGTCGGTGTATTTGGTGTAATGGTAATTATGACGTTGTGCGCCTTACCGCTGATAAAACTTTTGTCTCTTATTATCATGATCAAAATTGCCGGTGCGCTTATCCAGCCCATGGGTGATGAAAACATGGCCAAGTGCCTTGACGGCATAGGAAACAATTTCCTATTAGTATTTGGCGCTTTATTGACAGTTGCCTTAATGTTTTTCTTAGTTATTACTATGGTTATAGGCACCGGCACCATGACGATGATGCTGCGCTAA
- a CDS encoding O-methyltransferase, protein MNKSEEIVAAMEDYAVRYNVPIITKEGVALLAKTVIERQPCSILEIGTAIGYSTLHMALNQPANGRIATIEINPARIELARNYLFAAGIIDKVDLLLGDAGDIIPRLDSDFDMLFIDAAKGQYLDYLNKATPMLLPGAAIVTDNILFRGWVYGSNQDTPRRFRTIVKRLRAYLDFIMNDSRFDTTIFPVGDGDGMAISYYKGKEKN, encoded by the coding sequence ATGAATAAAAGCGAAGAAATAGTTGCCGCAATGGAAGACTATGCCGTCCGGTATAATGTACCGATAATAACCAAAGAAGGAGTTGCCTTGCTGGCGAAGACAGTCATTGAACGGCAGCCTTGTTCCATTTTGGAGATCGGTACTGCAATCGGCTATTCCACTTTGCATATGGCATTAAATCAGCCGGCGAACGGGCGAATTGCAACGATTGAAATAAATCCGGCGCGGATCGAACTTGCCCGGAATTATTTATTTGCTGCCGGAATTATCGATAAAGTTGATTTGCTGTTAGGTGACGCCGGGGATATCATCCCCCGGCTTGATTCTGATTTTGACATGTTATTTATTGATGCCGCTAAAGGGCAATATCTGGATTATTTAAATAAGGCAACCCCCATGCTATTGCCAGGGGCAGCAATTGTTACAGATAATATCCTGTTTCGCGGCTGGGTTTACGGGTCAAACCAGGATACTCCTAGACGATTCCGAACAATTGTAAAAAGACTTAGAGCTTATCTTGACTTTATTATGAATGATAGTCGCTTTGACACAACGATATTCCCTGTCGGCGACGGCGATGGTATGGCTATTTCCTACTATAAGGGAAAGGAGAAAAACTAG
- the spoIIIAF gene encoding stage III sporulation protein AF yields MMASVTQWVKSIVFVVMFAAFLEILLPNNSMQRFVRVITGLFIMLTILNPIIDLIDSGINIRQIPALSSQADSMDGAVSHAVNYASQKRELIAREMYSKDLAKQIRATVLAVAGVADAKIEVILQEEIESQKTALIQQVIVYIQPGIMAADRKVTKVAIGNQDLSEIGNRALSDQVKDKVRHTIAELYQLRQEQIDIRQMN; encoded by the coding sequence ATGATGGCTTCAGTAACTCAGTGGGTAAAAAGCATAGTGTTTGTAGTGATGTTTGCCGCTTTTCTTGAAATATTGCTGCCCAATAACAGTATGCAAAGATTTGTAAGAGTCATTACTGGGCTTTTTATTATGCTAACGATTTTAAATCCTATTATTGATTTGATTGATAGTGGCATAAATATACGGCAAATTCCGGCTCTTAGCTCGCAAGCAGATAGTATGGACGGCGCCGTTTCCCATGCTGTCAATTATGCTAGCCAAAAACGAGAACTAATAGCAAGAGAAATGTATAGTAAAGATTTAGCAAAGCAGATAAGAGCTACTGTTTTAGCTGTGGCTGGAGTTGCTGACGCCAAAATAGAGGTAATTTTACAAGAAGAAATTGAGTCCCAAAAAACAGCACTTATCCAACAAGTTATAGTGTACATTCAGCCGGGAATTATGGCGGCAGACCGGAAGGTCACAAAAGTAGCAATCGGTAATCAAGATTTGAGTGAAATAGGGAATAGGGCATTATCAGATCAAGTTAAGGATAAGGTAAGACATACTATAGCTGAATTATACCAGTTACGCCAGGAACAAATCGATATAAGGCAAATGAATTGA
- the efp gene encoding elongation factor P — translation MISSNDFRTGVTIEIDGDVWQVVDFQHVKPGKGAAFVRAKLKNVRTGAVVERTFNAGEKLPKAHVERREMQFLYESDDMFNLMDNETFEQISLTENQLGDAKKFLKENMNIAVQFFQGIVIGVDLPMSVELRVVETDPGIRGDTATGGTKPAKLETGHVVRVPLFIEVGEVLRVDTRTGEYIERA, via the coding sequence ATGATTTCCAGTAATGATTTTCGTACAGGTGTAACCATCGAAATTGACGGCGACGTATGGCAAGTCGTTGATTTTCAGCATGTTAAGCCAGGCAAAGGAGCCGCTTTCGTTCGGGCAAAATTAAAGAATGTACGTACCGGCGCTGTCGTTGAACGTACCTTTAATGCTGGTGAAAAACTTCCCAAAGCACATGTGGAGCGCCGGGAAATGCAATTTTTGTACGAGAGTGACGACATGTTTAATTTAATGGACAACGAAACTTTTGAACAAATCTCTTTGACGGAAAACCAGTTAGGGGATGCCAAAAAATTCTTAAAAGAAAATATGAACATTGCTGTCCAATTTTTTCAAGGGATAGTAATTGGCGTTGATTTGCCTATGTCAGTTGAGCTAAGAGTAGTTGAAACAGATCCTGGTATCCGTGGTGATACCGCCACCGGTGGTACAAAACCGGCAAAATTAGAGACCGGCCATGTGGTACGAGTACCCTTGTTCATCGAAGTTGGCGAAGTTCTTAGAGTGGATACGCGCACCGGCGAGTACATAGAAAGAGCATAA
- a CDS encoding M24 family metallopeptidase: MNQRLLKLNQLRDKHQLDIVLVSKPENRRYFSGFRGSAGILAISRNTKTLVTDFRYIEQAKIQAPDYNIIKHGVSVFETLTQILGEMATSPARIGFESDFVTWEVHSKLREVFPNDELIPLKLDLLRMEKDPEELGLIQQAVAIADKAFSHILEYIRPGVSERDIASELEHHMRGLGSEKPAFDTIVASGYRGALPHGQASDKHIKTGDFVTMDFGAVYQGYHSDITRTVVVGKANDKQRQIYKTVLTAQIAGIKAVIAGKTGKEVDAAARKIIHDAGYGDYFGHGLGHSLGLAIHEDPRLSPSGAIPLAPNMVVTVEPGIYLPEWGGVRIEDVVVVSASGCKILTGSNKQLIEL; encoded by the coding sequence ATGAATCAACGCTTGCTCAAACTGAATCAACTGCGAGATAAACATCAACTTGACATTGTGCTTGTCAGCAAGCCGGAAAATAGGCGTTATTTCAGCGGATTTCGCGGGTCGGCCGGTATACTGGCGATAAGCCGGAACACCAAAACACTGGTTACAGATTTTCGCTATATTGAGCAAGCAAAGATCCAGGCACCGGACTATAACATTATTAAACACGGAGTATCGGTGTTTGAAACTTTGACTCAAATATTGGGAGAGATGGCAACCAGTCCTGCGCGTATCGGTTTTGAAAGCGATTTTGTTACTTGGGAAGTACATAGCAAGTTACGTGAAGTTTTTCCTAATGATGAATTAATTCCGCTTAAACTTGATCTCCTTCGAATGGAGAAAGACCCGGAGGAACTTGGTTTAATTCAACAGGCTGTCGCTATCGCCGACAAGGCATTTAGCCATATTTTAGAGTATATCAGGCCGGGGGTGTCAGAACGGGATATTGCGTCTGAGCTTGAACATCATATGCGCGGACTTGGCTCTGAAAAGCCGGCTTTCGATACCATCGTAGCCTCTGGCTACCGCGGGGCATTACCTCATGGTCAGGCTTCAGATAAACATATCAAAACCGGGGATTTTGTGACCATGGATTTTGGCGCTGTTTATCAAGGGTATCATTCAGATATCACCCGAACGGTAGTTGTAGGAAAGGCGAATGATAAACAACGTCAGATATATAAAACCGTTTTAACTGCTCAAATTGCCGGAATTAAGGCGGTAATTGCCGGAAAAACCGGCAAAGAAGTAGATGCGGCGGCAAGAAAAATTATCCATGATGCCGGCTACGGTGATTATTTTGGGCATGGTTTGGGGCACTCGCTGGGATTGGCCATTCATGAAGACCCGCGACTTTCACCCAGCGGCGCTATTCCCCTTGCGCCCAATATGGTGGTAACGGTTGAACCGGGGATTTACCTGCCGGAATGGGGTGGCGTTCGGATTGAGGATGTTGTTGTAGTTTCTGCGTCCGGCTGTAAAATATTGACTGGCAGTAATAAACAACTTATAGAATTATAG
- a CDS encoding peptidase U32 family protein produces the protein MKRPELLAPAGNMEKLRMALIYGADAVYMGGKSFGLRAFSDNFELFELEEGINFTHSLGKKAYITVNIFPHNDDLTELPGYIRAIAGFGADGIIVADPGVFRMVRVNAPNLPIHISTQANSTNWSTVVFWEDLEAHRVVLARELSFADLKLIREKTKIELEVFIHGAMCISYSGRCLLSNYLAARDANRGECAQPCRWKYYLMEETRPNQYYPVLEDEQGTYIFNSKDLCLLKHIPELITAGLNSFKIEGRMKSVHYVATVVKVYREAIDQYMKNPNNFQIKPEWLDELNKISHRDYTTGFFLKETSENTQIYGTSSYKQSHDFIGLVKEYNPATKRAVIEQRNNIKVGETIEIMQPGKPKFIQEIQALFDEDGNPIAVAPHPQQIISMPVAQPVVPYAMLRREVNKKNYNEL, from the coding sequence ATGAAGAGGCCGGAACTGCTTGCTCCAGCGGGAAATATGGAAAAACTTAGAATGGCTTTAATTTATGGTGCGGACGCAGTCTATATGGGAGGCAAATCATTTGGATTGAGAGCATTCAGCGACAACTTTGAGTTATTTGAACTGGAAGAAGGGATTAACTTTACCCATTCTTTAGGAAAAAAGGCGTATATTACCGTAAATATTTTCCCTCATAATGATGATTTGACTGAGTTGCCCGGCTATATCCGCGCAATTGCCGGTTTTGGCGCCGATGGAATAATCGTTGCCGATCCTGGAGTTTTTCGCATGGTCAGAGTTAATGCTCCAAATCTTCCGATACATATTAGTACTCAGGCTAATTCCACTAACTGGTCTACTGTGGTATTTTGGGAAGATTTGGAAGCTCACCGGGTTGTACTGGCGCGTGAACTTTCTTTCGCTGATCTAAAGCTGATTCGGGAAAAAACCAAAATAGAATTAGAAGTTTTCATACATGGCGCTATGTGTATTTCATATTCAGGAAGGTGTTTATTGAGCAACTATTTGGCCGCTCGTGATGCCAATCGCGGCGAATGCGCCCAGCCTTGCCGCTGGAAGTATTATCTAATGGAAGAAACCCGGCCGAATCAATACTATCCGGTGTTGGAAGATGAGCAGGGAACATATATTTTTAATTCGAAAGATTTATGCCTTCTTAAGCATATTCCGGAGCTTATAACCGCTGGGTTAAATAGTTTTAAAATTGAAGGCCGTATGAAAAGTGTTCACTACGTAGCTACTGTTGTCAAAGTTTATCGGGAAGCTATTGATCAATACATGAAGAATCCCAATAATTTTCAAATTAAACCGGAATGGCTCGATGAACTGAATAAAATTTCCCACCGGGATTATACGACTGGTTTTTTTTTAAAAGAAACATCTGAGAATACCCAAATTTATGGTACTTCCAGTTACAAACAGAGCCATGATTTTATCGGGTTGGTTAAAGAATATAATCCTGCCACCAAAAGGGCGGTTATTGAGCAGCGAAATAATATAAAAGTTGGTGAAACCATTGAAATAATGCAGCCAGGTAAGCCAAAATTTATTCAAGAGATCCAGGCCCTGTTTGACGAAGATGGCAATCCCATTGCTGTGGCTCCACATCCGCAGCAGATTATTTCGATGCCTGTTGCGCAGCCAGTAGTTCCGTATGCAATGCTTCGGCGGGAAGTGAATAAAAAAAACTATAACGAGTTGTAG
- the spoIIIAA gene encoding stage III sporulation protein AA, which produces MEDFRSTVKIQICSVLAPRIAEIVEKLRDNVLYKISEIRLRVGQPLLIVLDTKDIMVGLDGQPVVSLDKAYHCSNDDIKRTFQMISRNSLYALEEELRSGYVTISGGHRVGLTGQAIMENGNLKAMKHINALNFRIAREIPGNGENIIHYLLRNKKQVLNTLIISPPRCGKTTLLRDLIRLISMGVPQLNFIGVQVGIVDERSEVAACCDGVPSFDLGPRTDVLDACPKAGGMLMLIRAMSPAVIATDELGRAEDAEAVKEAVNAGVSVIASVHGYDVENIRCRPYVSQLIEEKVFHRYVVLSSRLGPGTIEKIIDGKAEQILFDGRSGSGNEVKICG; this is translated from the coding sequence ATGGAAGATTTCCGATCGACAGTTAAAATTCAAATATGCTCCGTTCTAGCGCCCCGAATAGCCGAAATAGTTGAGAAGTTGCGAGATAATGTTTTATACAAAATATCTGAGATACGGCTTAGAGTAGGGCAACCGCTATTAATAGTGCTGGATACTAAAGATATCATGGTTGGTTTAGATGGCCAACCGGTTGTTAGCTTGGATAAAGCATATCATTGCAGTAACGACGACATAAAGAGAACATTTCAGATGATTAGCAGAAATTCATTATATGCTTTAGAAGAAGAATTACGATCAGGGTATGTCACAATATCAGGTGGACACCGGGTTGGGTTAACTGGACAGGCAATTATGGAAAACGGCAATTTAAAAGCTATGAAACATATCAATGCACTAAATTTCAGAATTGCCAGAGAAATCCCTGGCAATGGGGAAAACATCATTCATTACTTATTAAGAAATAAAAAACAAGTATTGAATACGCTTATCATTTCTCCACCACGTTGTGGTAAAACAACATTGCTAAGAGATTTGATCCGTTTGATAAGCATGGGTGTACCGCAGCTTAATTTTATTGGTGTTCAAGTAGGCATAGTTGACGAACGTTCGGAAGTAGCTGCTTGTTGTGATGGCGTGCCAAGTTTTGATTTAGGGCCGCGAACTGATGTACTGGACGCCTGTCCCAAGGCCGGCGGCATGCTAATGCTCATTAGAGCTATGTCGCCGGCCGTCATAGCAACCGATGAATTAGGCCGGGCGGAAGATGCCGAGGCAGTAAAAGAAGCCGTTAATGCGGGCGTGAGTGTAATCGCGTCGGTTCATGGCTACGATGTGGAAAATATCCGCTGCCGCCCATACGTTAGCCAATTGATCGAAGAGAAGGTGTTTCACCGCTATGTCGTTCTTAGCAGCCGCCTCGGGCCGGGTACTATTGAAAAAATCATTGATGGTAAAGCAGAACAAATATTATTTGACGGCCGGAGCGGGAGCGGAAATGAGGTAAAAATATGTGGTTGA
- the aroQ gene encoding type II 3-dehydroquinate dehydratase — translation MEEEKKRQVLVIHGPNLNLLGRREPHVYGNITLDTINTKLAEKAELLNLNVSVLQTNHEGVMVEEIQKAEGRFDAIIINPAAFTHYSIAVRDALAAVNVPAIEVHLSNIYKREEFRHHSVISPVAVGQIAGFGAESYIMALYAADCLIRGDKA, via the coding sequence ATGGAAGAAGAAAAAAAGCGGCAAGTGCTGGTCATTCACGGGCCCAACCTAAATCTGTTGGGTAGGCGTGAACCCCATGTTTACGGGAATATTACACTTGATACAATCAATACTAAGTTAGCCGAAAAAGCAGAACTGCTAAATCTAAACGTGTCAGTTCTCCAAACTAACCACGAAGGGGTTATGGTAGAGGAAATCCAAAAGGCGGAAGGCAGATTTGACGCTATTATCATAAACCCTGCCGCTTTTACTCATTACAGCATTGCTGTTCGCGATGCCTTAGCCGCCGTGAACGTTCCGGCTATTGAAGTTCATTTGTCAAACATATATAAACGGGAAGAATTTCGTCACCATTCAGTTATTTCGCCTGTAGCTGTTGGGCAAATTGCCGGCTTTGGCGCCGAGAGCTACATAATGGCTCTCTATGCCGCCGATTGTTTAATAAGGGGAGATAAGGCATGA